A single region of the Leishmania panamensis strain MHOM/PA/94/PSC-1 chromosome 21 sequence genome encodes:
- a CDS encoding Qc-SNARE protein, putative (TriTrypDB/GeneDB-style sysID: LpmP.21.0590), which yields MAERSFAQQDDLRTQDQLLDQLHASVMNTRHYAIQIGDDLGEQDDMLNRLHNNVTHTADESRRQNQNVVQLLTESESRGFYAVVLLLVALIVLLLAI from the coding sequence ATGGCGGAGCGCAGCTTTGCCCAGCAGGACGACCTGCGCACACAGGACCAGCTGCTCGATCAGCTTCACGCCTCGGTGATGAACACGCGGCACTATGCAATACAGATCGGCGACGACCTCGGCGAGCAGGACGACATGCTGAACCGTCTGCACAACAACGTGACCCACACAGCAGACGAGAGTCGGCGGCAGAATCAGAACGTCGTTCAGCTGCTCACGGAGAGCGAGAGTCGCGGTTTCTACGCTGTCGTGCTGCTCCTAGTCGCCCTtatcgtgctgctgctggccatTTGA
- a CDS encoding dihydrolipoamide acetyltransferase precursorlike protein (TriTrypDB/GeneDB-style sysID: LpmP.21.0580): MMRRTLLWLVNFEPVFMPALSPSMERGTVVEWKKKVGDVVNENDVFCTIQTDKAVVDYTNTFESGYLAKIYCENGQSAPVAKTIAVMVSDAADVEKASNYYPEDAATAPAAADAAQDPPVSSAAPAKHYGGSIDAAVAASGPSVTRIVAGLEPSALAGIAPSGKGGRFLKSDFSDQPGFKYSDTAPARATQKEAPAAAAGDTSKTAAKSVAGTAVSGSIYDVVLKPGPAYKSVSDTALLNKLIRAMYVPKPNANKAAK; encoded by the coding sequence ATGATGCGACGCACGCTGCTCTGGCTCGTGAATTTCGAGCCCGTCTTCATGCCGGCTCTCTCCCCGTCGATGGAGAGGGGTACCGTGGTCGAGTGGAAGAAGAAGGTAGGCGATGTTGTGAATGAGAATGATGTCTTCTGCACCATCCAGACGGACAAGGCTGTAGTGGACTACACGAATACCTTCGAGAGCGGCTACCTTGCCAAGATCTACTGCGAGAACGGCCAGTCTGCCCCTGTGGCCAAGACGATCGCGGTTATGGtgagcgacgccgccgatgTGGAGAAGGCCTCTAACTACTACCCTGAAGATGCTGCTactgcccctgctgctgctgatgctgcgcaGGATCCCCCGGTTTCCTCGGCCGCACCTGCCAAGCATTACGGTGGCTCGATtgacgcggcggtggcggctagCGGCCCGAGCGTGACCCGCATTGTTGCTGGTCTGGAGCCTAGCGCTCTAGCCGGCATCGCTCCCTCTGGTAAAGGCGGCCGTTTTCTGAAGTCCGATTTTTCTGATCAGCCCGGCTTCAAATACAGCGACACTGCGCCGGCGCGCGCGACGCAAAAGGAagctcccgctgctgccgctggtgacACGAGTAAGACAGCTGCGAAGTCTGTCGCTGGGACAGCGGTAAGTGGGAGTATTTACGACGTTGTGCTCAAGCCCGGTCCTGCGTACAAGAGCGTCAGTGATACCGCCCTGCTGAACAAGCTCATCCGCGCCATGTACGTTCCGAAGCCGAATGCAAATAAGGCCGCCAAGtaa
- a CDS encoding hypothetical protein (TriTrypDB/GeneDB-style sysID: LpmP.21.0560): MSAITASAAVVNDAVDASLVEYVNYMDIKLEGVHHLPADWLSAGFPVQTLGTAGGPTNAGSSHAHGHDKEGSAEETEVAYAYHPFRYEVTLALPAANAKETAATDSDATGTATGEAVSEQPSPSASEGAGVGISVVSFTRGRLLLPLPQYTEYIAAAEPPPAPGVDDASPLRDVPVAISAENLISGASASGNERETSEVDKASGKVTTTAAAATAPPAATPAILWVMTERTDAPGASVGANCADDVGIVATKRRAKLTTSLAVATTGSAAATAAASSTVAAAAAAAAAVPGAPAPPLPESSEPAPCVVRVPLTAVQEAYLDGLLEAGEPLKLSFRRVLRPSCPAEWEDFNADYFAAEIPISLQALGEPGSTHLAADVALQPASAPEKRTVPGSVPLELNDHGERGKKRSVTRKQRQMVPSILIDVPDRDAPHPYVTAGTMATVSLTLQRTLTRLVSDRVRPAVTPAQLIPPRPTPTVLAAAASDVQTCLEQTLLGIVRRLVRDMLETAQNKSCGSSESDKVAWHTNLVSALQSTGELAAFKSQLTPLVAALVQERLRRDPTAGGSPQEVARASNELYVRLTDMLHSALHECVGEGDAVSSGGVLNSGEEQEVRWRAIEAEVSGDFELAAKLYQSRLATHVAGDNWPALWIDCAVFYQRTEELAKAEQCYREAIACDPGCTPALLDYGAWLLAHDRLDEAAVFLHGLVDFAPQHKLGWGCIALLADLHELAVRVGSPDAAVEQKKWRREQRLALRKAVECGALSTSHATGEAERGGLAENSGPANASFPTPPPAPPQQGDEEEQMYFEVATYLVNLHHRDLANVCLARCRPGEPRVELLYARLFAQGEQYEEALNTLDEIRTLSVAHPSASAAEQRLVDECALLRAECAAALGRPSEAVRMYKQALCRGEPATAPPYLAALVAHWQAHRQEVQSASTVDQSSVASSAQALLDQRITEAEGMHYLSAYLRLCNLLLAEGRYRDALGVVTLALQVWPSSSVLWLGAGVAYYRAGDLLPAEECLQESNTLNPANPRTWAYLALLAVRLQNVGVEEVMQQLLTLNLEDAPLWAELGRTLLGTAQFPRLSVLCLRRAAALVDGKGDAANTVWSSTQYHLAHALMDLQQWEEAEQLLRNVASQSGSNEVLRGKAEEELAMLRAGQ; this comes from the coding sequence ATGTCCGCCATTACCGCatctgccgctgtcgtcaACGACGCCGTCGATGCGTCCCTGGTGGAGTATGTGAACTACATGGACATCAAGCTGGAAGGTGTGCACCACCTTCCTGCCGATTGGCTCTCCGCTGGCTTCCCCGTCCAGACCCTCGGTACAGCAGGTGGACCGACGAACGCTGGCTCCAGCCATGCGCACGGGCACGACAAGGAGGGGTCAgcggaggagacggaggtTGCCTACGCGTATCACCCGTTCCGCTACGAGGTTACCCTTGCATTGCCTGCTGCGAATGCGAAGGAGACAGCGGCCACGGACAGCGATGCGACCGGCACAGCTACTGGCGAGGCTGTCAGTGAACAACCATCACCGTCCGCCAGCGAAGGCGCAGGGGTGGGCATTTCCGTCGTCTCCTTCACGCGCggtcggctgctgctgcctttgccGCAGTATACGGAGTACATCGCGGCAGCGGAGCCACCGCCGGCCCCGGGCGTGGACGACGCCAGCCCGCTGCGAGACGTACCCGTCGCTATCAGCGCAGAGAACCTGATAAGTGGTGCCAGCGCGTCCGGCAACGAGAGGGAGACCTCCGAGGTAGACAAGGCATCTGGCAAGGtgaccaccactgctgccgccgccactgcacctCCTGCCGCCACGCCAGCGATTTTGTGGGTCATGACGGAGCGGACGGACGCGCCTGGTGCCAGTGTTGGCGCGAATTGTGCCGATGACGTGGGGATAGTGGCGACAAAGCGCCGCGCAAAGTTGACCACGTCCCTCGCCGTTGCCACCAcaggctctgctgctgctactgcggcGGCCAGCAGTActgtggctgccgcagccgctgcagctgctgccgttcctggggcgcctgcgccgccactgccggaGTCCAGCGAGCCAGCCCCATGCGTCGTGCGTGTCCCTCTGACAGCCGTGCAGGAGGCGTACCTCGACGGCTTACTAGAGGCTGGCGAGCCGCTGAAGCTGAGTTTCCGCCGCGTCCTGCGTCCTAGCTGTCCGGCTGAGTGGGAGGACTTCAACGCCGACTACTTTGCGGCTGAGATCCCCATCTCCCTGCAGGCCTTGGGGGAGCCGGGGTCGACCCACCTCGCCGCTGACGTGGCCCTGCAGCCAGCGAGCGCGCCAGAAAAGCGCACCGTCCCTGGGTCGGTGCCATTGGAGCTCAACGACCATGGCGAGCGCGGAAAGAAGCGCAGCGTCAcccgcaagcagcgccagATGGTGCCCAGCATCCTCATCGACGTACCCGACCGTGACGCCCCGCACCCGTACGTGACGGCCGGCACCATGGCCACCGTCTCCCtcacgctgcagcgcactcTCACTCGTCTCGTCAGTGACCGTGTGCGGCCTGCCGTCACACCTGCCCAGCTGATTCCGCCGCGACCCACGCCAACGGTGCTTGCTGCGGCCGCCTCCGACGTACAAACGTGCCTCGAGCAAACACTACTGGGTATTGTGCGGCGGCTGGTGCGTGATATGCTCGAGACAGCTCAGAACAAGTCGTGCGGATCGTCCGAGTCTGACAAGGTGGCCTGGCATACAAACCTCGTGTCGGCTCTGCAGAGCACTGGTGAGCTGGCTGCCTTCAAGAGTCAGCTGACTCCGCTGGTGGCGGCTCTGGTCCAGGAGCGTCTGCGGAGAGATCCTACCGCTGGCGGGTCGCCGCAGGAGGTGGCACGGGCGAGCAACGAGCTTTACGTTCGACTCACGGACATGCTGCACAGCGCTCTGCACGAGTGCGTCGGCGAAGGCGACGCGGTATCGAGCGGTGGCGTGCTGAATAGCGGCGAGGAACAGGAGGTGAGGTGGCGCGCGATTGAGGCGGAGGTGAGTGGGGACTTTGAGCTGGCTGCGAAGCTCTACCAGAGTCGTCTAGCCACACACGTCGCTGGCGACAACTGGCCGGCGCTCTGGATAGACTGTGCCGTCTTCTACCAGCGCACTGAGGAGTTGGCCAAGGCGGAGCAGTGCTACCGCGAGGCGATTGCATGCGACCCGGGTTgcacgccggcgctgctcgacTACGGAGCGTGGTTGCTTGCCCACGACCGGCTGGATGAGGCGGCCGTGTTCCTGCACGGCCTCGTCGATTTTGCACCGCAGCACAAGCTGGGATGGGGCTGCAttgcgctgctggcggactTGCACGAGTTGGCGGTCCGCGTCGGCAGCCccgacgcggcggtggagcagaaGAAGTGGCGCAGGGAGCAGCgtctggcgctgcgcaaggcgGTGGAGTGCGGTGCTCTGAGCACGAGCCACGCCACTGGCGAAGCCGAAAGAGGAGGTCTTGCTGAGAATAGCGGCCCTGCCAACGCCTCTTTCCctactcctcctcccgcgccaccgcagcagggagacgaggaggagcaaatGTACTTTGAGGTGGCGACATACCTCGTGAATCTGCATCACCGTGACTTGGCGAATGTCTGCCTGGCACGGTGCCGACCTGGGGAGCCGCGAGTGGAGCTGCTGTACGCGCGCCTGTTCGCGCAGGGTGAGCAATACGAGGAGGCACTCAATACGCTGGACGAGATAAGGACGCTGTCTGTTGCGCACCCGTCTGCCTctgcggcagagcagcgcctcgtagacgagtgtgcgctgctgcgtgccgagtgcgccgctgcgctgggGCGTCCGTCGGAGGCTGTGAGGATGTACAAGCAGGCTCTGTGCCGCGGCGAACCggccacggcgccgccgtacCTTGCGGCCCTGGTGGCACACTGGCAGGCGCATCGCCAGGAGGTGCAGTCAGCCAGCACAGTTGACCAGAGTAGCGTGGCAAGCTCAGCTCAGGCACTGCTGGACCAACGCATCACAGAGGCTGAAGGCATGCACTACTTGTCCGCCTACCTGCGCCTGTGTAACTTGCTCCTGGCAGAGGGCCGCTACCGGGACGCGCTGGGGGTCGTGACGCTCGCACTGCAGGTGTGGCCGAGCAGCTCGGTGTTGTGGCTCGGTGCCGGTGTTGCCTACTACCGCGCTGGCGACCTACTGCCAGCGGAGGAGTGCCTGCAAGAGAGCAACACGCTGAATCCGGCCAACCCGCGCACGTGGGCCTACCTCGCCCTGCTggcagtgcggctgcagaacgttggggtggaggaggtgatgcagCAACTGCTGACCCTAAACCTGGAGGATGCCCCGCTATGGGCTGAGCTCGGCCGCACCCTGCTGGGCACTGCGCAGTTTCCGCGACTGAGCGTGCTGTGCCTGCGCCGTGCTGCCGCGCTAGTAGATGGCAAGGGTGACGCTGCTAATACTGTGTGGTCGTCGACGCAGTATCACCTCGCACACGCGCTGATGGACCTGCAAcagtgggaggaggcggagcagctcctgcgcaaCGTTGCTTcgcagagcggcagcaacgaggtgctgcgcggtaaggcggaagaggagctggCGATGCTCCGCGCCGGTCAGTAG
- a CDS encoding hypothetical protein (TriTrypDB/GeneDB-style sysID: LpmP.21.0540) gives MAKKKSARHTSVSAATADGGATSVNEDLRPVFAASTRIITAQEALYATLEQLDSIAQEAHAYMQQLKAAELNSAVAETTSPPLKRARDDQVGGEAHLRASTAVKGNRLDVFAAMSALQYQGLCAAVVAYGLQLLPSLEDILKRVALAVLTPWLSTPEAWETLAMLCTTYRAGAAHALTELLESLLREPGVLLLDAPQLVPPWYAEAFVHVLPSAMASNTSTAALGGLLVFAEDQRLREEPAESVQQAARIHTDRTARKLRALVDMLYAAGGYVPAVTLQQAALRHAIEVVEDGVLPCYLSEQEYSGAFNTASTLPGTAGDATGAAVLRWGVPAAWHAASLQLLEAFLFICRPGLPAQLLATTTRAINVLAARLHRGVPVLSAAEEPSLTVEPSQDGGKKATSAVLPLLPVTAAVGAAVVRLGHVLQLLRHPVALPPLQPAQLVVEKAKRRTFVPAGPPVETVTTPSAHVMTPPPQRQLWPAASTVAAPAPADAKEITISAVPAVAAASTRTPAPKYVPPVATPPAPQPVKSAPHPQLLAAVDNTDDDIPDIVMDD, from the coding sequence atggcgaagaagaaaagcgcacGCCACACTTCTgtctccgctgccactgcggaTGGTGGCGCCACCTCTGTCAACGAGGACCTCCGTCCTGTCTTCGCCGCATCGACGCGCATCATCACGGCTCAGGAGGCGCTGTACGCaacgctggagcagctcgaCTCCAtcgcgcaggaggcgcacgcgTACATGCAGCAGCTAAAGGCTGCCGAACTGAACAGTGCTGTGGCGGAGACGACCTCACCGCCTCTCAAGCGCGCGCGTGATGACCAGGTGGGTGGAGAGGCGCATCTGAGAGCCTCCACTGCAGTCAAGGGCAATCGCCTTGACGTCTTTGCTGCCATGTCTGCCTTGCAGTATCAAGGCCTctgtgcagcggtggtagcCTACGGGCTGCAACTCCTGCCGTCGCTGGAAGACATCCTGAAGCGGGTGGCGCTGGCTGTGCTGACGCCGTGGCTGTCCACCCCAGAGGCGTGGGAAACGCTAGCAATGCTGTGCACCACGTAccgcgccggtgccgcccaCGCATTGActgagctgctggagagccTCCTGCGGGAGCCTGGGGTGCTCTTGCTGGATGCGCCGCAGCTCGTGCCGCCGTGGTACGCAGAGGCCTTTGTGCACGTCCTGCCTTCGGCGATGGCGTCGAACACGTCCACCGCAGCCCTCGGTGGCTTGCTGGTGTTCGCCGAGGACCAGCGGCTGCGGGAAGAGCCGGCCGAATCTGtccagcaggcggcgcgcaTTCACACTGACCGGACGGCGCGGAAGTTGCGTGCCCTGGTGGACATGCTCTACGCGGCCGGCGGGTATGTGCCAGCAGTTACCTTGCAGCAGGCGGCACTGCGGCATGCGATCGAGGTGGTAGAGGACGGTGTGCTGCCGTGCTACCTCAGCGAGCAGGAATACAGCGGAGCCTTCAACACAGCTTCCACGTTACCGGGGACGGCGGGGGATGCAaccggcgcggcggtgctgcgctggGGTGTGCCGGCCGCCTGGCACGCAGCCAGTCTTCAGCTGCTCGAAGCCTTCCTCTTCATATGCCGCCCCGGACtcccagcgcagctgctggcgacgacgacgcgcgcGATTAACGTCCTCGCCGCGCGTCTACATCGAGGAGTGCCGGTTCTGagcgcagcggaggagcCAAGTTTGACGGTCGAGCCCAGCCAAGATGGAGGCAAGAAGGCTACGTCGGCGGTGTTACCGCTGCTTCCAGTGACAGCCGCGGTCGGGGCTGCAGTAGTGCGCCTCGGTCACGttctgcagcttctccgccaCCCAGtcgcactgccgccgctccagcCAGCGCAATTGGTGGTGGAGAAAGCAAAGCGGCGCACATTTGTGCCTGCAGGGCCCCCTGTAGAAACGGTGACCACGCCGAGCGCGCATGTAatgacgccaccgccgcaacGGCAGCTGTGGCCTGCCGCATCGACCGTTGCGGCTCCCGCTCCGGCAGATGCAAAGGAGATCACTATTAGTGCAGTACCCGCAGTGGCCGCAGCTTCGACTCGCACGCCAGCGCCAAAGTACGTGCCGCCGGTGGCCactccaccagcgccgcagccTGTAAAGTCGGCGCCACACCCGCAGTTGCTCGCCGCGGTGGACAATACCGACGACGACATCCCCGACATAGTGATGGACGACTGA
- a CDS encoding hypothetical protein (TriTrypDB/GeneDB-style sysID: LpmP.21.0550), protein MLRRIAYTLLPRDPQEVRLLHHTGGGVVIAAVSYTKTSSPLFFTVVEMAAPNEQALPLCVVHVRVPRPATVVSAITLMRSADGADVYVIVQAAEKTNTDAAPTSTTSYVYRRQIVADDEQDDYAAEDDVVSSPAASAVPAATRVRYQRLPRAFASAGATTWTAVAVFNPSENMLTDASSSVDPAVTPTAAFITASCDGADNQLQLWQLRGTGVTLEATWRVPALAGFAVQEILTLPGTQDVVLLRHHNSIIEVNLSALRSACAYGSTVTGNTFLSRAWRWSVREQLTACAVKDALLYAGTEGGAVLVWDLRSPTSTATAAGPCGGPPPLCSAALKTPITGLYAPYATGFITCDASGGVRDWRGRGEAGMYENQNEEVEEGALRDVAGMAASSAAASTQFPYRSRAPVEVPTGEEGCVALDGHDNFAAVVSECGRLCFYFCD, encoded by the coding sequence ATGCTGCGTCGCATCGCCTACACGTTGCTGCCACGCGACccgcaggaggtgcgcctcctccaccacaccGGTGGTGGCGTCGTCATTGCAGCCGTGAGCTACACGAAAacgtcgtcgccgttgtTCTTCACCGTTGTcgagatggcggcgccgaatgagcaggcgctgccgctgtgcgtgGTGCACGTGCGGGTGCCGCGCCCCGCCACAGTGGTGAGCGCGATTACGCTGATGCGCAGCGCAGACGGCGCGGATGTCTACGTGATTGTGCAAGCCGCTGAGAAGACGAacaccgacgccgcgccaACCTCCACTACGTCATACGTCTACCGCCGGCAGATTGTTGCGGACGACGAGCAAGATGACTACGCCGCGGAGGACGATGTGGTCTCCTCTCCTGCGGCATCGGCGGTGCCAGCTGCCACGCGGGTCCGCTATCAGCGACTGCCGCGCgccttcgccagcgccggcgcgACTACCTGGACTGCTGTGGCTGTCTTCAACCCCAGCGAGAACATGCTGACAGACGCGAGCTCGTCAGTCGATCCAGCGGTCACCCCAACTGCTGCCTTCATTACGGCCAGCTGTGATGGCGCAGACAACCAactgcagctgtggcagctgcgcggcaCCGGTGTTACGCTAGAGGCGACGTGGAGGGTGCCGGCACTCGCCGGCTTCGCGGTGCAGGAGATCCTGACGCTGCCCGGCACCCAGgacgtggtgctgctgcggcaccacaATAGCATCATCGAGGTGAACCTTTCGGCCCTGCgcagcgcgtgtgcgtacGGCAGCACTGTCACAGGCAACACGTTCCTGTCACGCGCGTGGCGGTGGTCGGTGCGCGAGCAGCTGACCGCCTGCGCCGTCAAGGACGCACTGCTGTACGCGGGGACTGAGGGGGGTGCGGTGCTTGTGTGGGACCTGCGCAGCCCAAcatccaccgccaccgcggccggTCCGTGCGGCggaccgccaccgctgtgcagcgccgcgctcAAGACGCCCATCACGGGTCTGTACGCGCCGTATGCGACCGGCTTCATCACGTGCGACGCCAGCGGTGGGGTACGGGACTGGCGGGGGCGTGGCGAGGCGGGCATGTATGAAAACCAGAACGAGGAGGTCGAGGAAGGCGCGTTGCGCGACGTGGCCGGCatggcggcgtcgtcggcTGCCGCGTCGACCCAGTTCCCGTACCGCTCGCGTGCGCCTGTGGAGGTGCCAACTGGCGAGGAGGGCTGCGTCGCTCTCGACGGCCATGACAACTTCGCCGCCGTGGTGAGTGAGTGCGGTCGCCTGTGCTTCTACTTTTGCGACTAG
- a CDS encoding la RNA binding protein, putative (TriTrypDB/GeneDB-style sysID: LpmP.21.0570): MSELAAKICRQVEFYFSDVNVAKDVFLKSKMAEDPEGFISLEVLLTFNRLNSLTKDPKVVAEALAGSDKLVMHTNGLSVRRKDSLPESIQTDEQTVYVKPLPALATLEQLQEFFSAHGTVLAVWRRYFQGGNKDAPAESRTKPSVFVVFASKADAEKFVAAPPQYDGVQLSAQMKVAYLEGKAAQVASQKNRKREREDGVDAGAPSSAAPRTPAMPTNSSYRISGCGAIEKFSEVKGLWPAEEQKGVRYVYMPTKEEALIIFQDAETAEKMIVSVKTRAATLQGKQPEVMKLTEEDEKALIANVEKEISERAAQHGSRGGRGGRGGRRGGGRH; the protein is encoded by the coding sequence ATGTCCGAGCTCGCCGCAAAGATCTGCCGACAGGTGGAGTTTTACTTCAGCGACGTGAACGTTGCCAAGGATGTCTTTCTCAAGTCCAAGATGGCCGAGGACCCGGAGGGCTTCATTTcactggaggtgctgctcaccTTCAACCGCCTGAACAGTCTCACGAAGGACCCGAAGGTGGTCGCCGAGGCGCTCGCCGGGAGCGACAAGCTCGTCATGCATACGAACGGACTATCAGTGCGCCGCAAGGACTCCCTGCCGGAGTCCATCCAAACCGATGAACAGACGGTGTACGTCAAGCCGTTGCCCGCGCTGGCCAcactggagcagctgcaggagttCTTTAGTGCTCACGGCACCGTGCTGGCGGTGTGGCGCCGCTACTTCCAGGGTGGCAACAAAGACGCGCCGGCGGAGAGTCGCACGAAGCCGTCTGTGTTCGTGGTCTTCGCCAGCAAGGCGGATGCCGAAAAGTTtgtcgcggcgccgccgcagtaCGACGGCGTGCAGCTCAGCGCACAGATGAAGGTGGCGTACTTGGAGgggaaggcggcgcaggtggctTCCCAGAAGAACCGCAAGCGCGAGCGTGAGGATGGTGTGGACGCTGGTGCGCCGTCTTCTGCAGCCCCCCGAACGCCGGCCATGCCCACTAACAGCAGCTACCGCATCTCCGGATGCGGCGCGATCGAGAAGTTCTCCGAGGTGAAGGGACTGTGGCcggcggaggagcagaaagGCGTGCGATACGTGTACATGCCGACCAAGGAGGAGGCCCTCATCATCTTCCAGGATGCCGAAACAGCTGAGAAGATGATTGTGTCCGTCAAGACCcgcgcggcgacgctgcagggCAAGCAGCCGGAGGTGATGAAGCTCACTGAGGAAGACGAAAAGGCGCTCATCGCGAACGTAGAGAAGGAGATCTCCgagcgcgcagcgcagcacggcagccgcggtggGCGTGGGGGTCGCGGTGgtcgtcgtggtggtggccgccaCTAG
- a CDS encoding hypothetical protein (TriTrypDB/GeneDB-style sysID: LpmP.21.0530), whose translation MASLLARQALWVPVVKHNPTFVEQVHKFLQISPITSLTAAAIGLKLEEVRVALEPDARHSDKMVASMMAFPVQISGAACDSVLEQQQRRELSFGFATSMCDSCNTIHLIERLLPASHSHVSVSIQSNCMRNLREGEKLLVVSTIDKMGKRLVYCKTDFFVEVTEPVPEEVVQRERNIKTLAELRAALMHYEKAVSGAHVKLIIAERKLS comes from the coding sequence aTGGCGTCTCTGCTGGCGAGGCAGGCGCTATGGGTGCCAGTGGTGAAGCACAACCCGACGTTTGTCGAGCAAGTTCACAAGTTTCTGCAAATCAGCCCCATCACCTCCCTTACCGCGGCTGCCATTGGGctgaagctggaggaggtgcgggtTGCGCTGGAGCCAGATGCACGGCACTCCGACAAGATGGTTGCGTCTATGATGGCGTTCCCGGTCCAGATCTCGGGTGCGGCGTGCGACTCggtgctcgagcagcagcaacgtcgcGAGCTCTCTTTCGGGTTCGCGACTTCCATGTGCGACTCGTGCAACACAATCCACCTGATAGAGCGACTGTTGCCAGCGTCCCACTCGCATGTATCCGTCAGCATTCAGTCCAACTGCATGCGCAACCTTCGGGAAGGCGAAaagctgctggtggtgagcACCATCGACAAGATGGGAAAGCGTCTCGTGTACTGTAAGACGGATTTTTTCGTTGAGGTGACAGAGCCAGTgccagaggaggtggtgcagcgcgagcggAACATCAAGACGTTAGCGGAGTTGCGGGCGGCGTTAATGCACTACGAGAAGGCTGTGTCGGGGGCACACGTCAAACTAATCATAGCAGAGCGCAAGCTCAGCTAA